A genomic window from Candidatus Cybelea sp. includes:
- a CDS encoding aldehyde dehydrogenase family protein, translated as MTMQVTANSPVDPESILAHLPGVDGVIPMYVDGEWRPARSGATRDLFNPSNGQKIATIAEAGTEDVQGAIEAARKAFDQGPWGSTSAADRAALLFKVADAIDAHRDEFTRIDTLNNGKPLRETEYDAVDAANCFRYYAGLATKPHGQTFDVPAPSQTFTVREPIGVCGQIVPWNYPLLMAVWKLAPALAAGNVCILKPSELTPLSAIRLAAIFEELEFPRGVVNVVTGAGAIAGNALAASTLVDKIAFTGGTQTGRSIMQAATSNLKKISLELGGKSPNVVFADADFDTAIDYALFGIYANAGQVCSAGSRLVIERSLHDRFLERLVERARKIRVGDGFDPQTEMGPIISPVHRERVEAYIAAGVGEGAKLLCGGERLGGELAAGNFIAPTIFDQTSPQMRIVAEEIFGPVLVVQTFADEAEAIAVANDTIYGLAGAVFTEDIAKAHRVIRKLRAGITWINTYHPTYNEAPWGGYKQSGIGRELGTYGYDAYTEVKQINVNLDVAPSGWFSDR; from the coding sequence ATGACGATGCAAGTAACGGCGAACTCTCCGGTCGATCCCGAGTCGATTCTCGCGCACCTGCCCGGCGTCGACGGCGTCATTCCGATGTACGTCGACGGCGAATGGCGGCCGGCGCGCAGCGGCGCGACGCGCGACCTCTTCAATCCCTCGAACGGTCAAAAGATCGCGACGATCGCCGAAGCGGGGACGGAGGACGTGCAAGGCGCGATCGAGGCCGCGCGCAAAGCCTTCGACCAAGGCCCCTGGGGATCGACGAGCGCCGCCGATCGCGCGGCGCTGCTCTTCAAAGTGGCCGATGCGATCGACGCGCACCGCGACGAGTTCACGCGCATCGACACGCTCAACAACGGAAAGCCTCTGCGCGAGACCGAGTACGACGCCGTCGACGCGGCCAACTGCTTTCGTTATTACGCCGGCCTGGCGACAAAACCGCACGGACAAACGTTCGACGTGCCGGCACCCTCGCAAACATTTACCGTCCGCGAGCCGATCGGCGTCTGCGGGCAGATCGTTCCTTGGAACTATCCGCTGCTCATGGCGGTTTGGAAGCTGGCTCCGGCGCTCGCCGCGGGCAACGTCTGCATCCTCAAACCCTCCGAGTTAACGCCCCTCTCGGCGATCCGCCTCGCGGCGATTTTCGAGGAGCTCGAATTTCCGCGCGGCGTCGTCAACGTCGTCACCGGCGCGGGTGCGATTGCCGGCAATGCGCTGGCCGCCAGTACGCTCGTCGACAAGATCGCCTTTACCGGCGGGACGCAGACCGGCCGCAGCATCATGCAAGCCGCAACGTCGAATCTGAAAAAGATCTCGCTCGAGCTCGGCGGCAAGTCCCCCAACGTCGTCTTCGCCGACGCCGATTTCGATACGGCGATCGACTACGCGCTCTTCGGGATCTACGCCAACGCCGGGCAAGTCTGTTCGGCCGGCTCGCGCTTGGTGATCGAGCGATCGCTGCACGACCGTTTCCTGGAGCGGCTTGTCGAACGAGCGCGCAAGATTCGCGTCGGTGACGGCTTCGATCCGCAGACCGAGATGGGACCGATTATCTCGCCGGTCCATCGCGAACGCGTCGAGGCCTACATCGCCGCCGGCGTCGGGGAAGGCGCGAAGCTTCTCTGCGGCGGCGAACGGCTCGGCGGTGAGCTCGCCGCGGGGAACTTCATCGCTCCGACGATCTTCGATCAGACATCGCCGCAGATGCGGATCGTCGCCGAGGAAATTTTTGGCCCCGTGCTGGTCGTGCAAACCTTCGCCGACGAAGCGGAAGCGATTGCCGTCGCCAACGACACGATCTATGGGTTGGCCGGCGCCGTCTTCACGGAAGACATCGCCAAGGCGCACCGCGTTATTCGCAAGCTGCGCGCCGGCATCACGTGGATCAACACGTACCACCCGACCTATAACGAGGCACCCTGGGGCGGCTACAAGCAGTCGGGCATCGGGCGCGAGCTTGGAACTTATGGCTACGACGCGTATACCGAGGTCAAACAGATCAACGTCAACCTCGACGTCGCGCCGTCGGGCTGGTTCAGCGACCGCTGA
- a CDS encoding putrescine aminotransferase translates to MSSSEQRERRAYEYSQRVLALIENIEVGPEEAAWITRETVEGFRDHVNPGFLEYRKATDAREAGAVVEWADAGPNSYRDVYGRRYLDCLGGFGIFNVGHRHPKVVKAVTDQLRRQPLHSQDLLDPLRAMLAKTLSMLTPGELDFSFFCNSGTEAVEGALKLARAYDPTKQTIVAATKGFHGKSYGSLSASAKAEFRRPFGPMLPNIEHVPFNDLPALRDMMTSCRAVGEDVGAVLLEPIQGEGGVNIPDDDYLPGVRALCDEFGSLFILDEVQTGMGRTGKMFCCEHYGIAPDLMCLAKAFGGGVVPAGAVVGRREVFSRLFDNPFLHTSTFGGNPLACAAALATINVLIEEQLPQRAARLGERLLAGIRTAVQPHAGLVASVRGKGLLIALEFHDDATGFELGKRMLDRGVLVSGTLVNARVIRVEPPLTITQDEADYVCRALGESLASMEPQPVPTSNAS, encoded by the coding sequence GTGAGCTCTTCCGAGCAACGCGAACGCCGCGCCTACGAATACTCGCAGCGCGTTCTCGCGCTGATCGAAAACATCGAAGTCGGCCCCGAGGAGGCCGCGTGGATCACGCGCGAGACCGTCGAGGGGTTTCGCGATCACGTCAACCCCGGATTCCTGGAATACCGCAAGGCGACCGACGCACGCGAGGCCGGCGCCGTTGTCGAGTGGGCCGACGCCGGCCCGAACTCCTATCGCGACGTCTACGGACGCCGCTACCTCGATTGTTTGGGCGGCTTCGGGATCTTCAACGTCGGCCACCGCCATCCCAAAGTCGTCAAAGCGGTAACCGATCAGCTGCGGCGTCAGCCGCTGCACAGCCAGGATCTGCTCGATCCGCTGCGCGCGATGCTCGCCAAAACGCTCTCGATGCTGACGCCCGGAGAACTCGACTTCAGCTTCTTCTGCAACAGCGGAACCGAAGCGGTCGAAGGTGCGCTCAAACTCGCGCGCGCCTACGATCCGACAAAGCAGACGATCGTCGCGGCAACGAAGGGATTTCACGGCAAGAGCTACGGCTCGCTCTCGGCCAGCGCGAAAGCGGAGTTCCGCCGCCCGTTCGGGCCGATGCTGCCCAACATCGAGCACGTGCCGTTCAACGACCTTCCCGCGCTGCGCGACATGATGACCTCGTGCCGCGCGGTCGGCGAGGACGTCGGCGCCGTCCTCTTGGAACCGATCCAAGGCGAGGGCGGCGTAAACATCCCCGATGACGACTATCTTCCCGGCGTCCGCGCGCTCTGCGACGAATTTGGTTCGCTCTTCATTTTGGACGAAGTGCAGACGGGCATGGGGCGCACGGGCAAGATGTTCTGCTGCGAGCACTACGGTATCGCCCCCGATCTAATGTGCCTGGCGAAGGCGTTCGGCGGCGGCGTCGTGCCGGCCGGCGCGGTCGTCGGGCGGCGCGAAGTATTCTCGCGCCTGTTCGACAATCCGTTCCTGCACACGTCGACGTTCGGCGGAAATCCGCTCGCCTGCGCCGCGGCGCTGGCGACGATCAACGTGCTCATCGAGGAACAGCTTCCGCAGCGCGCGGCGCGGCTGGGAGAGCGCCTGCTTGCGGGAATTCGCACCGCCGTGCAGCCGCACGCGGGCCTCGTCGCGAGCGTGCGCGGAAAGGGCTTGCTCATCGCGCTCGAGTTTCACGACGACGCGACCGGATTCGAGCTCGGCAAGCGAATGCTCGATCGAGGCGTGCTGGTCTCCGGGACGCTCGTGAACGCCCGAGTAATTCGGGTCGAACCCCCGCTGACGATCACGCAAGACGAGGCGGATTACGTCTGTCGCGCGCTGGGCGAGAGCCTCGCCAGCATGGAACCGCAACCGGTTCCCACGTCGAACGCATCGTAG
- the gabT gene encoding 4-aminobutyrate--2-oxoglutarate transaminase gives MNTATKLSLSQRRAQNVARGVATAHPIWVQRASGATLWDAEGRRYLDFAGGIGTLNAGHANPRVVAAIAEQAQRFTHTCFQVAMYEPYLRVAEELNRRAPGTSPKKSLLLSTGAEATENAVKIAREYTRRPAVIAFTHGYHGRTLLALTMTGKNAPYKQHFGPFCSEIYHAPFPSLRHGVTTEDALRALAEIFDGVVSADRVAAMIVEPVLGEGGFLPAPAAFLHELRRITAQHGIVFVVDEIQTGFGRTGRLFACEHYGIEPDLMTVAKTLGGGLPLAAVVGKAEIMDAPEPGGLGGTFAGNPVACAAALEIFEIMDERFLERARAIGARIESALRGLQSSHVQILDVRGLGAMMAMELSSGAPQILEAARRRGLIVLLAGQSNVIRILVPLVVTDAELDEGLEALRDAAAEVFAA, from the coding sequence TTGAACACCGCAACGAAACTTTCTCTCTCGCAGCGGCGCGCGCAAAACGTCGCGCGCGGCGTCGCTACGGCGCATCCGATCTGGGTGCAGCGCGCGAGCGGAGCGACGCTCTGGGACGCCGAGGGCCGGCGATACCTCGACTTCGCCGGCGGCATCGGCACGCTCAACGCCGGGCACGCCAACCCACGGGTGGTCGCGGCCATCGCGGAGCAGGCGCAGCGGTTCACGCACACGTGCTTCCAGGTGGCGATGTACGAGCCGTATCTCCGAGTCGCCGAGGAGCTCAATCGCCGCGCCCCCGGCACTTCGCCCAAAAAGTCGCTGCTGCTCTCCACCGGCGCCGAGGCGACCGAGAACGCCGTCAAGATCGCGCGCGAGTACACTCGACGGCCGGCGGTGATCGCCTTCACGCACGGTTACCACGGACGCACGCTCCTAGCGCTGACGATGACCGGTAAGAACGCGCCGTACAAGCAGCACTTCGGGCCATTTTGCAGCGAGATCTACCACGCGCCGTTTCCCAGTCTTCGCCACGGCGTGACGACCGAGGATGCACTGCGAGCCCTCGCCGAGATCTTCGACGGCGTCGTCTCCGCCGATCGTGTGGCGGCGATGATCGTCGAACCGGTCCTCGGCGAAGGCGGTTTCCTCCCGGCACCCGCCGCCTTTCTGCACGAGCTGCGACGTATTACGGCGCAGCACGGAATCGTTTTCGTCGTCGACGAGATTCAAACGGGCTTCGGCCGGACCGGCCGGCTCTTCGCCTGCGAGCACTACGGCATCGAGCCCGACTTGATGACGGTCGCAAAGACGCTGGGCGGTGGGCTTCCGCTCGCCGCAGTCGTCGGAAAGGCCGAGATCATGGACGCGCCGGAGCCGGGCGGATTGGGCGGCACCTTCGCCGGAAATCCGGTTGCCTGCGCGGCGGCACTGGAGATCTTCGAGATCATGGATGAGCGCTTTTTGGAGCGAGCCCGCGCGATCGGGGCGCGCATCGAATCCGCGCTGCGCGGCCTGCAGTCGAGCCACGTGCAAATCCTCGACGTTCGCGGCCTGGGTGCGATGATGGCGATGGAACTCTCGTCGGGCGCGCCGCAAATTCTCGAGGCCGCGCGCCGGAGAGGGCTCATCGTGCTGCTTGCCGGGCAGAGCAACGTCATTCGCATTCTCGTGCCCTTGGTCGTGACGGACGCCGAGCTCGACGAAGGCCTAGAAGCGCTCCGCGACGCCGCCGCGGAGGTCTTCGCGGCGTGA